A window of the Sardina pilchardus chromosome 21, fSarPil1.1, whole genome shotgun sequence genome harbors these coding sequences:
- the lyve1a gene encoding lymphatic vessel endothelial hyaluronic acid receptor 1a: MIRVCLLLLLLLLPASSALVHHLIRLPDAASVWGVFEVSQVPHYSFNASVARDVCQQMGVTMATKDQVEQALHHGLQTCRFGWVDEQIAVVPRLQAVSTCGQNRTGLVTWRAAVTSLFDVFCFNQTDHELQLSGTTTTERPLRTSTSSSPSSSSTPPSSSSSISPTVNQGEEALNSRQTAAAEIPTVLVISVMLVLLLLGVTTLWYIRRKGSSCPLLGGRGHCKPSDTELKEACMVHITSTQTLNTAPTSTQTLNTAPTSTSTLNTAPTSTSTLNTSPPPQH, translated from the exons ATGATCAGAGtttgtctgctgctgctgctgctgctgctgcctgccaGTTCGGCGCTTGTCCATCATCTGATAC ggcTCCCTGACGCTGccagtgtgtggggtgtgttcgAGGTGTCCCAGGTGCCCCACTACTCCTTCAACGCATCCGTCGCCAGGGACGTCTGCCAGCAGATGGgcgtcaccatggcaaccaaaGACCAGGTGGAGCAGGCCCTGCATCACGGCCTACAGACCTGCAG GTTCGGCTGGGTGGATGAGCAGATCGCCGTGGTTCCCCGGCTGCAGGCCGTCAGCACCTGTGGTCAGAACCGCACGGGCCTGGTGACGTGGCGCGCTGCAGTCACCTCCCTCTTTGATGTGTTCTGCTTCAACCAAACAG ATCATGAGCTCCAACTGAGTGGCACAACAACGACGGAACGCCCCCTCAGAACGAGCACGTCTtcctcaccctcctcttcctcaactccaccctcctcttcctcctcaataTCTCCCACAGTCAATCAAGGGGAGGAGGCCCTGAatagcagacagacagcagctgcag agataCCCACTGTGCTCGTGATCTCTGTGATGCTTGtgctgctgctactgggagTCACCACTCTATGGTACATCAGGAG GAAGGGGAGCTCCTGCCCCCTGCTGGGAGGACGAGGTCACTGCAAGCCCAGCGACACTGAACTGAAGGAGGCCTGCATGGTCCACATCACCTCCACCCAAACACTTAACACAGCACCAACCTCCACCCAAACACTTAACACAGCACCAACCTCCACCTCAACACTAAACACAGCACCAACCTCCACCTCAACACTTAACAcatcacctccacctcaacactaa
- the adma gene encoding adrenomedullin a: MSILAWCVLSCFGVLTSARPRIDTAKTTSHSVEALSGSRGADASVTNQSPGDMLPLVRAQDIRDTLLSTRTSGPMLRRRVRVRVRRSKGAVSQSRGGGCSLGTCTVHDLAHRLNQLNNRLKITQAPLDKISPQGYGRRRRRRDLNTHTHTHTHTHTPQRSRRALPTHTLTLRRRGLRLQPVWTSTLTHT; the protein is encoded by the exons ATGAGTATCCTGGCGTGGTGTGTACTGAGCTGTTTTGGCGTGCTGACATCAGCAAGACCCCGAATTGATACAGCCAAAACCACATCACACAG TGTGGAAGCTCTGAGTGGAAGCAGAGGAGCTGATGCGAGCGTGACCAATCAGAGCCCAGGAGACATGCTGCCATTGGTCAGAGCACAGGACATCAGAGACACACTCCTCAGCACCCGcaccag tggcccGATGCTGAGgcgacgtgtgcgtgtgcgtgtgcgtcgcTCTAAGGGGGCGGTGAGTCAGTCCCGTGGGGGCGGCTGCTCTCTGGGCACCTGCACGGTGCACGACCTGGCCCATCGCCTCAACCAGCTCAACAACCGCCTCAAGATCACGCAGGCGCCGCTCGACAAGATCTCCCCACAGGGCTAcggacgccgccgccgccgccgcgacctcaacacacacacacacacacacacacacacacacacaccgcagcgcAGCCGCCGcgctctccccacacacacacttacactgcgCAGGAGGGGTCTGCGTCTACAACCTGTCTGgaccagcacactcacacacacctga